The DNA segment cgtataaaaatttaattagtAATTTTAGATATAAAGGTTTGTTAGTTATTGAAggtagaataaaaagaagacagTAGTTCATCCTATATCCTATTTACAATGAGCTCCTCGGTCTGGCAAATGCCAATATCAATATAACCAATTATTCCTACGTTTCAATTGTAAATTTCAAGGAAATTGATATACGATTCTCCTCTGTATATGTTTATGAGTACGATAACAAATTATGAATGTTATTTACTTTTGGATGGTGGGGTGGAGGAAGTTAACTAAAACTACTAAACACTCTCCATACGTTCCTGGGCTTATGTTCTTTTAAATAGAAgcacattattattatagataagttggataattattaatcagttTTTTGAAAGGTGCAATAAAGATTTTGAGTGATTGATATTAATGTTTATAAATATTATCGTATATTTTGTTTCAGATATAAATTGCCCATCAACAACATGCAAGCTTCTCCTGGGGAAGACCTCACGCCAGATTATATGAATATACTAGGAATGATTTTCAGTATGTGCGGTTTAATGATGAGGGTCAGTATTGATGAATAGCTTAGATGTTATTGCCATTACGAATATCAAGAgcaaaaataactattttcatctTTACACTTATTCAAACTTTTTTAAAAGTAGGTTGAATAATCTTCTGCTCAAGTGTAGTCCATGtgaatactaatttttactttccttgccataggtaaggaaagtattgctttccgaaaaaattaaggtaccccaatttccaaatttctatacgtttcaaggtctgagtccaaaaaagtggtttttgggtattggtctgtatgtgtgtgtgtgtgtatgtgcgtctgtgtacacgatatctcatctcccaattaacggaatgacttgaaatttggaacttaaggtccttacactatgaggatccgacacgaacaatttctatcaaattcaattcaagaatggcggctaaaatggcaaaaatgcagtcaaaaacagggtttttcgcgattttcacgaaaacggctccaacgattttgatcaaatttatacctaaaatagtcattgataagctctatcaactgccacaagtctcatatctgttaAATTTTCAGGGGCTCCtacccatccatgcaaagtttgattttagattcccaattatcaggcttcagatacaatttaaacaaaaaactccaaatggaaaagattgagcataaaaatctgtacaattaatgttcagtaacattttcacctaaattgaaaataagatcaaaattcgataaaatgtgattatccaattgaaaactgttgattctattaaatcattcactatgaagagatagcagacctcgtgtgtctacagcgttattgtcctgtcaccagctggctgagatctttgaatagtagacttgagatgcgcgggaacactagcgtcaggtgatcaattttcataacggcaaggaaagttgtgtgagtgcgccacaccagatttttcgcTATAGGGCtactaaaattattgaaacacatAACACAATGAAACTTATTTAAATACTCCCTTCTACTCTATTAaatcacaactagtttcaactcagagccattttcaagtgtaattcatttaaattagttgtgatttgataaaatgaaaaacgGTACATTAATTCTAATAAGATTATTCATTCTAGCTTGGCCGGGCTAAGTGGGAATTGTCCTATTAGGActagaaataatattctaaaatctATATTATTCTACAAGGAATAATATTCCAAAATCCTAttaggaataatattttcactgtacagGACATGTTCACTGATAGCTATGAATTGGAATCCAGCTTTATTCCGCAGCAGAAACGGTTAGCCTTACAGAAGCGTAACAGAAGTAAATTTCATGATCCCGCTATGtactaccatagccacctctaatacaaggccgcggcctacgatattgcaacgtcgcagtgcaggcctagaatctaatacatgatcggtgaaatagatttaaaataataccagctgatctttttcaccaatcatgtattagattctaggcctacactgcgacgttgcaatatcgtaggccgcggccttgtattagaggtggctatggtactACTGACCTTACATTTTTCATTGTTCCACAGAAGTACTAAACAAAATTGGATTGAATTCTACTtatctcatttattcatttgatgCATTTATTTTTCAGTTAAAGTGGTGTGCCTGGGTTGCTCTTTATTGCTCGTGTATAAGTTTTGCCAACTCGAGAATAAATGATGATACAAAGCAGATCCTTAGCAGTTTCATGTAAGTGTCAATAAAATTCTTTCCGACTgtcatgaatattaatttatgactagcaggtaactcgtgctctGCTAtgatctaattaaaaacttgaaaacatgaccttctgaaatcttgaataatttaaaatagaccttcaaccatcctcggtaaattaaaaatctttatgcgacatttcaagttaatcagctcagtagttcagacgtgatgatgcgtcattcgtgaatttccttggaCTACTGGAGCAACTAAGAGGTCATTGTAACAAGAAGCTTGTGAGTAGGCTTATGCAGCTTCCATTCTACTAAATTttgtctttttttttaattttactgTTGAATGCTTATTTGCTTTTAAAAAGCATGAGCATTCAATAGGCattacaaatttcaataaatcaattaatttcaagaaaTTGCATGGTCAGTAACTGAAACAAAAAATGTAgcttgtttacaaaccaaattaaataacaagataacacttactaatcacttgaaacggtaaaataatgattaactttgttGCTGTTAGTGCTATAAATGCTGTTTCAAGTGAAAACCCCCGACTGGAAAAGGCAAataagaaaattacaaaatagaTATTTGTTTTCCATATATATTAATTAGTTCACATGTAATATGTTTCACCTTTTAAGTTTTCCAAACAACGAATTGAACAGTTCTGATTCGGCTTCACTTGTGTAAGAATTGTATGGAATGGGAGCCATGAAATTGACCAGCTTCTGATGCACCGTGTACCTCAACCTCCTTCCTTTGGTCGACTTCACATCGACGTTCCTCTTCATCTTGTTCCTGGCCTTTTGCAATTCCTTCCATTGCCTGTAACaacaaaaaaacatatttttctattaaaaataataaagatcaAAGATCACTTTTATATTGAGTAATATTGATTCAAgagtaataattttcaattcaccaTCATTGTTTacataaatggaataaataaatttagattAATGGAAGGATCGAAAAATGTGATTGGTAGAATTGATGATATTCTTATTCTTGAAAAGTTGGCGATTtgtgaaatttcaaaatacCAAAACTTCCAAGAATAGGTAAACATGTACAGTTCGAGCAAAAGCTTAAAAACTTGTTGAGAATCtccaatattgaaacttgaaatttacaGTAAATTCAATACTTATTACTGTATAAGATCAGAGCAAGTTTGGATTTTTCGCataatacataatttatattgatttttataacAAATTTGGTGGATCATTAAATTCAAGTCAGTGAAAGTTTTCAACCTcgattttgaaattcaaaaattatttccagtTTCCACGTTTAATGACGG comes from the Nilaparvata lugens isolate BPH chromosome 1, ASM1435652v1, whole genome shotgun sequence genome and includes:
- the LOC111064215 gene encoding protein Asterix, which translates into the protein MHNTNHSSDPRRPDKEHRYKLPINNMQASPGEDLTPDYMNILGMIFSMCGLMMRLKWCAWVALYCSCISFANSRINDDTKQILSSFM